The Vibrio coralliilyticus genome segment GGGGACCAGAAGTGTAAACGGCGCAACGTGTGACAAATGGTAAGACATCACCAACTTATTCCAGATCCAGTAGCCAAATAAGGTGGTGAAATACGCCTGATACACAATGGAAAAGGCCCCTGACAGTGTCATGTGCCCTATCAAGGCGTCAAACCCCTGAGCGCCGACCTGAAGATAGGAGAGGAGACACAGCGGCAGGGGCGCAAACAGCATCGACCATACACTGAAGGCGAATACCTGTTTCGTTTGGGATCGCTTAAGTATCACCCCAGACAGCGACCAACATAAGGCCGCCACCAGGATCAGTCCCACCCCCGAAGCGGTGACAGAGCCGTCAGTGACCGTCAGACTGAGCGTCAAGCCACATAAGGCGATTGCGGCACCGAGTGAGCGTCGAGGGCTTACCGACTCTTTGAGTAACCACCAGCCCAGCCCCAAGCCGAACACCACGTTGGTTTGGATCAGTAAGGCTGCCATACCTGGGGATAAGCCCTCACCAATGGCCCAAGTGGACAGCCCCCAAACCCCCACTGCAACCGTCAGGCCATACGCCGCGAGGTATCCCCAGTGGACGTCAGGCTTCTTGACAAAAAAGACCGCCGGGATCGCTGCCAACGCAAAGCGCAATGCGGTCAGCAACATGGGATCCAGCGCTTCCAACCCCAGTTTGACGACAGAAAAATTCACTCCCCAGATCGCCATGATGAGCACACATAAGGTGTAATCTTTTAAGCTCATGCTTTACTCCACGATTGGCATGGTATCGGGGGCGGCTTGCTGCCAGATCGCGAACTGTTTAGCAAAGTAGGTGACGATGAGATCCGCGCCAGCTCGTTTAAAACCGGTAAGGGTTTCTAATACGGCTTCCTGCTCATTGACGATCCCCATTTGCGCCGAGCATTTAATGGCCGCGTATTCTCCACTGACCTGATAGACCGCCAGAGGAAGCCGTGTTTGAGTACGCAACTGAGCTAAGACGTCAAGGTAAGGCGTTCCGGGTTTGACCATCAGGATGTCGGCGCCTTCTTGCTCATCGAGTAAGGCTTCGCTGAGGGCTTGACGCCCGTTGGCGTAGTCAAGTTGATACGTGCGCCTATCGCCCTCAAGCTCACACTCTACCGCTTGGCGAAATGGGCCGTAAAACGCTGAGGCAAATTTGGCGCTGTGCGCGAGGATCGCCACCTTAGTAAACCCAGCGTCATCCAACCCTTGGCGGATCGCTCCGACCTGACCATCCATCATGGAGGAGGGGGCGAGCATATCGGCCCCAGCCTCGGCGGCATTAATGCACTGTTTGACTAAGTTCGTCACCGTTTGGTCATTGTCCACGTCATGCTCGGAGAGGGCCCCACAATGGCCGTGTGTAGTGTACTCACAGAAACAGATATCAGGGATCACCATCATGTGTGGGCATGTTGATTTAATCGTGCGAATCATGCGACTGAGCAAACCGTCTTGATGCCACGTATCACTGCCGATGTCGTCTTTGTTGTGGCTTACCCCAAATGGCATGACGGCGCGGATCCCCAACGCATTCAGTGTACGGATTTCATCGGTCAGTTGAAACTCCGGGATCCGCGTCAACCCGGGCAAGCCAGCGATGGGCACCGGTGATGCGAGGGCCTCTTCCACAAAGAGTGGATAGATTAAATCGTGCAACTGCACGTCATGCTCACGAACCATAGTGCGCATGATGGGGGTGGTGCGTAAACGGCGAAGACGTTGGGTGATCCCCAGTTGTGGGGAAGGAATAGAGGAAGATTCCACAGAGGTGACTCCTAAGTGTGGGGGTAATGAAAAAAGGCGACGAAAGGCGATGAGGCGAGACGTCGCCTGAAGAAGAGCATGAGTCAGACGCGCTCGATGATCATGGCCATGCCTTGGCCAACGCCAACGCACAGGCTACACAAGGCATACCTTCCCTGTTGTAAGGTCAACTGATTCATCGCGGTTCCGATCACTCGGGTCCCGCTCATGCCTAGAGGATGCCCGAGTGCAATTGCGCCACCATTGGGATTAAGGCGCGGGTCGTCGGGGACAATGCCTAAGTGGTTGACCACGGAGAGCACTTGAGAGGCGAAGGCTTCATTGAGCTCAATCACGTCCATCTGATCCAGTGACAGTCGAGTCAGTTCCAGCACCTTTTTTATCGCGGGTGTGGGACCAAACCCCATGAGGCTGGGCTCAACGCCCGCGCAGGCTGTCGCGACGATGCGCGCTTTCGGCACCAGTTGGTGATCGCCCAATGCCGACTCTGATGCTAATAACAGTGCCGCTGCCCCGTCGTTAATGCCCGATGCGTTTCCCGCTGTGACCGTACCTTGCGCTTGTACCACGGGCTTCAATTTGGCCAAGGTTTCGAGACTTGATAGCCTAGGATGTTCGTCAGTGTCGACCACCAACGGGTCCTGACGCCGACGCGCCACCTCGACTGGAACGATTTCATGGCGGAAAAAGCCGCGCTCTTGCGCCGCCACGTATTTGGTCTGGCTCCTGTGGGCAAACACATCCTGATCGTGTCGGCTGATACCAAATTTGACCGCGAGGTTTTCTGCCGTTTCAGGCATTGAACAGGCCCCGTATTGCGACTCCAGCCTCGCGTTGATAAACCTCCAGCCCATAGTGGTGTCATAGAGTTCCGTATTGCGAGCAAACGGAGCGTCGGGTTTGCCCATCACGTAAGGCGCCCGTGACATCGACTCGACGCCTCCTGCAATGATCAGGTTGGCTTCGCCCGCTTTGATGGTACGAGCGGCAATGGACACGGCTTCCATGCCAGAGGCACACAGCCGGTTGACGGTGGAGCCCGGTACGTCAGTATCCAGTCCGGCGAGCAGCAAACTCATCCGTGCCACGTTGCGGTTGTCTTCGCCCGCTTGATTGGCACAACCTAAAATGACATCGTCGACGCGACGCCAATCGACCGTGGTATGACGCTCTGTCAGGGCTTTTAACGGTATCGCTGCCAGATCATCCGCTCGGATCGAAGATAGGGCGCCAGCATATCGGCCAATGGGGGTTCTGACGAAGTCACACAGATAGGCGTTAGACATGGGCGGCCTCCTCATGCGTAGGCGCGTAGCAAGCGGCTAACAAGGTTCTGGCCTGTTCGATTTCCGATTGACTCACGTGATGCTCGCGCTCGGCAGCAATCTCAAGATGGACGTGTGCCCCGAGCTGGTCAAAGTAGGCGGCCGTTTGCGTGATGCGCTTGGCGGGCACCCAGGTATCAGTGTGACTTCCTGATAGCCACAAAGGCATGCCTTCAAACACCGCTTTTTGAACGGGGGCCACTGGGCACTGAGGACCGAACAGGCCGCCGGTGAACACAATGACACCGCCCAGTGGTTGCAATGCGCGTCGGACGAACTCGGCGGCCATACACCCACCTTGAGAGAAGCCCATGAGCCAGATCCGCTGGCGGTCGACCCCTTGTGAGAGGAGGGCTTGAAGGATCTGGTCGATGACTTTCAGCCCCTGATCTAACTGGGGCTGGTTGTCGTCCAGCTCGCGAGTGAATCCACGTGGATACCAGGTTGCCTCTGGGGCTCTTGGCAGGCAGTAGGTGGCATCTGGGATAGCCAGTTTGTCAATCAAGCTCGCCATGTCGTCGGCGGTTTGTCGGCGACCATGTAAAAGGATCACTACAGGATTGTCGTCACCCAGCGGTGCGCCTTTCATGCTCATTGTATATGGGTGAATGTCAGTTTGAAGAGGTAACACAGTCGTTATTCCTTGTCTTGAGGGGTTATATTGTCGCCGCTGCGATAGGGTTGGCTTGGGGGGGGGGACGGCTGAGGCCTAACAGGGCTCTGGCTTCGTTCACGGTGGCTACGTCTCTGCCCAGCTCATGAGACAGTCGGACGACACGATCGACTAACTGGGCATTGCTGGTGGCGAGCTCACCTTTTCGGTAATAGATGTTGTCCTCGAGTCCGGTGCGCACATGACCCCCGAGTAAAATCGAGTAAGTGTTGAGCGGCAATTGCGCCTGACCGATGCCGATGGCTGACCACAAACTGTTGGCGGGCAGACTGTCCACTAGGTGCAGCAGATCTTTACAGGTTGGGCGGACCCCACCGTGAATGCCCATCGCAAAGGCAAACACCAGCCTTTCACCAAGGTAGCCTTGTTGCTGGAGCGTGACGGCTTCGTGAATGACACCGGAATGGTAGATCTCTATTTCCGGCATGACCTGATTGGCTTTAAGTGCCTGTGCAAGTTTTTTGGCGAGCGCGGGGCTGTTGATGAAAGGCTTATCACCGTGATTGACCGAGCCACAGTTGAAAGAGGCGATCTCTGGACGGTACTCGAGGTGGTTCCAAGCCTCCTCTTCCGGGCTATTTTTTGGCAGGTTTAGGCCCGAAGTGCTGAGGTTAAGAAGGATGTCGGAACGTTCGCGGATTCGCTCTATGATCTCGCGCCACACAGCTTGGTCGTAGGAGGGCCGACCAGCGTCATCCCGAGCGTGAATGTGGGCGACGCTAGCACCAGCTTGGCTGCACTGGATGACGGCGTCAGCAATCTCTTTCGGTGTGTGTGGTATTGCCGGTTGCTTACTTCTTGGGGTGATCCCGCCGTTGACGGCGGCGGTGATAATTAATTTGTCCATAGGTTTCAATTGTTTATATTATTCAATCACCTTCATAATAAATGTATAAAATTAAAGTAATGTCCCCAAAAAATGGTGACGCAGAAGGGTTTATTGAATGAAAGCGGCAAGGCGCGGCGATTCGAAGCGTCTGAGGCAGGGGAAGCGCAAAATGTTACGAGGAGAATGAAGACAATCCGTGTATGAGCGACGAAGCGGGCACAAGCGAGCCTTTTACGTCCGTGTTAATTGGAAGGGCAACAAGGTCATCAATAACTCGAGGGCTAATGTCGAGGATATGATTGTTCTGGATGAGCCATTCATGGATGGCCTCAGGTATGGCAAGGGAGCGAGCGCGGCGATACCTATGCGCTCACCAACAGCCCTGAGTGAAAGATACTTGGCACCCTAGTTTAAAGGCGCGCCAAAGAGACGGGCAAATTTTTCGAAATCGGTGATCACATTTTCTTCCATCCAGACAAAGTACTCACATTGCCAACGCTGTGTTCGCTTGGCCGACTCAGAAAACACTTGAGACTTCTCCACACCCCGACTCGAAGTCCAGGGAGGGAAGACTCGCACGGCCATTTTCCCTTTCGCTTTCTCTGACCTGACCACCCCTTTCTTTAGCAGCACCGATAAGGGAAAGATAAACATCCCTTGTTTGGAGGTTTGGTGATCATGGACCTCCACAAACAGGTAATCCAAATCCGGTTTCTCAAAAGGCCTCGTCTTTTTCGGCTCGGGACCCTCCCCATGAGAGCGCTTCCAGATGGTGAGGAAATGCCCCGGCCTATCGGGCGTAACGTGGCCCTTTCTATACAGGATTTGTTGGCCATCAATGGAGAACGCGAGCGCTTCATACTGACGATTCTGAGGGTAAGGGTCTAAGACGATGGGGTGGGTTAACGTGTAGCCATTCGCTAAGATGTTGTGACGCAAAAACCAATCCAACGCCTGGACATACGAATTCTGTGACAAAAGTATTTCCCCTGGAAACACGCCCGTAGCGCACATTCATGATCAAAGGCGTGCAGGGCAAAGTGAATGGTAGAGCGCCCGCGAAAAGCGTGAGTGGGGCGCTCAGTATGGTGACGTGACGGTCAACGCATTGACCTAACCTCTTTTTGCGTGTCTATGACACGGAGAGATCGCGCGATCGCTTGCGTTTATCTCGTGACCAATAATGCGCAAGTATTGAACCTGACAAGTTATGCCAGATAGAAAAGAGCGCAGCAGGCAGTGCCGAGATGGGGGAGAAAAATTTGAGCGCTAATGCCGTGGCCAATCCAGAATTTTGTAAGCCAACCTCGATCGCAATCGTCTTACAGGTCACATAGTCAAACTTGAGCGCTCTGCAAACCCAGTAACCCAAAACAAGCCCCATGGCATTGTGCAAAATGACCGCCAGCGCGATCCCCAATCCGACGATGGCAATCTTATCATGGTTAAGGGCCACGATAATGGCGATGGCCATGACAATCGAGAGCATCGAGACAAGCGGCAACACAGGGGCTATTGTCATCACTGGACGACGAAAGAAGTGGTTGAGGGCGATCCCAATGGTGATCGGGATAATGACGATTTTCACCAGATTGAGCACCATTGGTCCAACGGGGACGTCGACGTTCACGCCCAGAAGGGCATCGACTAAAAATGGGGTCATCACCACGCCTATCAAGGTGGAAAAAGCGGTCATGGTGATGGATAAGGCGACATTGCCGTTGGCGAGATAACAGATCACATTTGAGGCGGTGCCTCCTGCGACACTGCCTACCAGCACCATACCAATGGTGAGCGCCATATCCATATCAAAGGCGTGAGCAACAAACAGAGCACTCAGTGGCATGACGGAGAACTGAAGAATGAGCCCGGCCGTCACCGCCTTCACACTGGATGTGACACGTTTAAAATCATCGAGCGTTAGCGTTAAGCCCATGGACAGCATGATGAGCATCAGCAAGGGAACGATTTGGGGTTTGAGTGGTGTAAATATCGCAGGTTGCAGGTAAGCGACAACGGAACCCAATACCACCCAGAGTGGAAACGCATTGATTATTATTCTAAGCATAAGTGATTCAATCTTTTCAACTTTTGGCTCTCAATAGTACATCGATTGTGTGCACTAACTAAACAATAATTCACCCTTTAGTATGCTGGGCTTCTTGCTTGATACCCGTGTAGCAAATTGGCTCATTGTCGAAAAGGCTGAAAGTTAGGCACCAACAACACGGCGATGGGATCGGATCATTGTAGCAGGGAAACAGAGATGTTGATTACGCTTGATATTCGCTCATCGTTTCAACTAAGTTATCCAATGAAAATCCACGACATTCAATGTCATACCCCTTTAGATTTAACTTTTTCAACAGGTGATGGGATTTCCTATTAATTTGGCCTCACTGTATCTTTACTTCGGCAATGAGTATTGTCTTATCTAAATCATTAGAAAGCTTGAAGTTATCCTCGTTCAACGACCAGCCGAGATGGGAAAATTGCGTCATAATGGGTCCGTTGTGTCCAAAGCCGCTGTGCTCTCAGATAAAGCAACGATTCGTCGACGTCGATTACTCGGTGACTTGGTCCTTTGGCTCATCGTTGGAATGGCATTCTTCCGCAACGGACCTATCGCTGAAGTTGCAAGACGAATGAACGTCTGTGCTGAGGGAAGGCCAAAACCGTGTTTACCTCGCTGCCTCGCGACCAGGTATCTGAGCTATACCATGAGAGGTGGGAGATAGAGCTTGGTTATAGAGACATAAAAAGCTCAATAACACAACGCTTTAGTGCTGAGAAGTAAGACCGTAGACCTTGTTGACCAAGAACTATGGGGGCCGTTACTTGGGTATAATTTGGTAAGAAGAGAGGCCAGTCAAGCTGCTGTTGAACACGGTCGTTCGCCGAATGAAATCAGCTTCAAATACGTTTGTCAGTTCATAGCCAGTCAGTTGAAAGTAATGAGCAAAGAAATATGACCAGAGAATACACCTAAGCGCCTGAAGAGCTTATGTGGTGACTTACCTGTCTTTTTTATAGACAAACGCCCTAAGCCAAATCGGCCTAGGGCGGTAAAAATATCAAAGACCCGCTATCCGGTTAATCGCACGCAGCAGCGCTTAAGTGAACTACGTTGCGGCATGACCGGGCTTTTTTGTGCTGAAAGTAAGCAAAACGGATTTGCTTGGCAGAGAGGACGAACTTTGATTTAACAGTTGGTATTTTCAACCCGTACGGTACAGACACAGCCCTCAGCTGGACAAGTGCTAGAAGACCTTCCTCCAAAGGAATCATAGATGACATAGCAACCCGGCGGCAGAGTGGTGATGTTGCTACTGTTAAGTTCAGTCTCAGAAAAAGAGTGTTCAAAACCAATCACAGTATGCCGATTACCGATGGCTGTTGTGAGGTCATCGCTTGTGCCAAGAGTTATAAAATCAAGCATGGTCAATGCGTCACCTGATTCCCCTTCACTTTCAGGGCACAGTGCTCCCCAATCGACCTCAACGGTACCGATACCAAAATCCAACACATAATCCTGTTGATTTCCCGGATTAGACGTACTTGGTGTTAATCCGTTAATGTAGGCTTTCGCACTAACCTGATTAATCACGCCTTCCATTGCGTTGGCAATACCTTCCAATGTGGCTTCACGAGCAGAGGATTGAAGGTTAAGAAATCTAGGCGCTGCCACGACAGCAAGAATACCTAAAATAACCACGACAACGACCAACTCGATTAATGTAAAACCAGTTTTTTTCATCAAACTCTACTACGTTTATTTGCTACCACATGGCAGGGTTACCTGCATGCAAATGTTTATAAAGAAGGGGGCAATTATGACTATAAATAATTGATTACAACAGAGCCTAATCCCTAATTACATTACTAAGATTAATAATTGAAAACCAAAAAAGCCACTGAAATATTGAGATATTTATTAGGAATACACAATCCACAGGTGAAATGCTCTTATGCCTTATTTAGATAGAAGTTTCTTCTCTTGACTGATTTTTCAGATGTTGAATAAACATCGGGATCTTTTTGGCTAAATGTTTTCTAGACGCGTAAAAAGCATACAAAACCAAGTCTGCAGGCTGATGCTCCATGTCTATCATGGCCAGCTCACCAGTCGCTAACTCATGTCGACAACTCTCAATTGGCAATAGGGCTGCGCCGAGTCCAGCTAATGCTGCTGTTTTGGCGAGATAGCCACTGTTGACCTTGAAGGTGGAACTGACCTTTTGAGTCACTAACTCGCCCTCAGCGCTTCTAAACACCCATGGGCTGCCATTTAAAATTGTGTAACTGGTGATGCAGGGAATATAGTTGAGGTCGGTAATTTGATACGGAGTTGGGTGGGTTTGTAGCCATTTGGGAGAGGCAACAACAGCACTGGGCCATCGCATGATCTCTTTAGCTACCCAGTTGTAGTCATCGAGTTTGCCACGGTGAAAACTGATAACAATATCAAACCCATCTAATGGATCGTCCTTTGGATTAATGCTTGTGTCACAGCATAATGAAATTGAAGGGTGCTCCAGACAGAATGAAACGACCGCTTGGGCTAAGACGGGTGAGTCTGGCATCAGCACTTTTAGCTGTCCTTTAACTTCATGAGAGTGCTGGGTCACTTCTTCGAGGGCGTCATTGAGTTTGTCTAAAAGAGATTGAGTTCTGACGTAAAGGTGCTCCCCTGCATCTGTTGGGTTGATTCTGCGTGTTGTCCGGTCAAACAGTCGAACATCAAGGCGCTCCTCCAGTAAAGCGATATGGCGACTGACATTGGAGGTTGGTAGATCGAGAAATTCTGCCGCTCTTTTGAAACTGTTGTTTTCGTAAACACAGTGAAAACTTTTGAGCCATTGTTGGTCAATTCTATCTAACATATTTATCCCAAAATATTGGATTATAAAACCCATTTTACCCACTTTATTACCAATAACTGGCTTATACAATGTTGGCTCTGCAAGTTATTGAAAGGGCTCTCATGGATTGGTTAGAAAACCTCTTTAATAGAAAAAACAAAATCAGTGCTCGTAAAGCATCGATCCCAGAAGGCATCTGGACCAAATGCTCTTCTTGTGAGCAAATCCTCTATCGTTTGGCGTTAGAAGAGAACCTAGAGGTTTGCCCAAAGTGCGATCATCATATGAGAATGAAGGCGCGTCACCGATTAGACAGCTTCTTGGATAAGGAGAATCGAGAGGAAATTGCCAGTGATCTTATGCCGAAAGATTTACTCAATTTCAAAGATCTGAAGCTATATAAAGATCGTATCTCGCTTGCTCAAAAGACGACAGGCGAAACCGATGCTTTGGTGGCCATGAAGGGGGCTCTGTGCGGGATGCCAGTCGTCGCATGCGCATTCGAGTTTGCTTTCATGGCGGGCTCTATGGGGGCTGTGGTCGGCGCTCGATTTGTGAAAGCGGTTGAAGTAGCGATTGAGGGTAATTGTGGATTAGTGTGCTTTTCTGCTTGTGGTGGTGCCCGTATGCAAGAATCACTCATGTCTTTAATGCAAATGTCCAAGGCCAGTGCAGCGCTCAACCAATTGTCCCGTTGTGGGTTACCTTATGTTTCGGTGCTGACTGACCAGACATTTGGCGGCGTGTCCGCTAGCTTAGCCATGCTTGGAGATATTAATATTGGTGAACCTAGAGCGATTATTGGTTTTGCTGGTCGCCGAGTTATAGAGCAGACCGTGCGTGAACAACTGCCTGAGAACTTCCAGCGTAGCGAGTTTCTGTTAGAACACGGAGCCATCGATATGATTATTGATCGGCGTGAGATGCGACAGCGTGTCAGTGGATTAATCGCGAAAATGACCAATACGACACTGCTTGATGATGCTAATGCGGTCTAGTTTGCCCGGCAAAGCACTCTTCAAAGCAAGGCTAGTTGCTTATTTTTCAAAGTAATAAGAATCAATTGCATTAACCTCATGTTATCACTATCCTAACAAGTTGATTTTGATTCTATAAATATCGCCACTATGAGCTCAGACGCTTTCTTCGATCACCTATTCGAATACGCGCAACAAGTAACGCCTTATCTGGCTGGTGTGATTGCACCGATCCCCGAAGATGCGCCTCAGCAAGACATCATCCACGTCGATCATCCGTGCAGTGAAAATATCCAGGATTTGTATGAACGCCTTAAGGCGGCTCATCCTGAAGCTGGCTCTGCCTATTGGCTAACCCGAACGTGGGATCTGATTTGTTGGCAACCAGTTTACCTTTCATTCATCTCGATCTATGCGTTGCATGGTTTGCCTGATCTCACTCGTATTGGACAAAAAGTGCAGTCGGAGTTTGTAGCAGGCTTTCAATTCGAATCTACAGAGCATGTTCATGGCACAGAGGCGGAGTTAGTAGCAAAAGCTGGTATTCAACTGCAGACCTTGTTTGCTTTTTTCCGCGAAGAAATGAGCCAGTGGACGCGGATTCGTCCGGGCTTTACCAACCACTTGTTCGCTGATGGTGTGCTGGGTTGTCTGGTCAAGCTGAGTAAGTTTGCCCCTGATATTCCGAATGACTATTTGCTTGAACAGGCTTCACTTTGGTTGGATGCGTGTGGGTTGCCAGCTAAATTGGCTAAAACACTGACCGTGGATGAACAAAGTGAAGAGTTGAAACTGGTGCGTACCAGTTGTTGTTTGGTATACAAGTGTCACGGACGTAAACTCTGCGAGGATTGTCCGCGACATCCAGAAAATAAAGCCTAGGTCTGCGTTCCTAACGTTCCGGCGCTAGGTTGTTTCAGCGCGATGGTGAGGATGATCGCGGAAAGGCCAATACAACTGAGTAAAGCCCCTTTTGTCGTTTTCTTGTTATAAAAAAATCCCCACTAACAAAGTTAGTGGGGATTCAAGATTGTTTAAGTGACTTAAACGAGTGGTATCGGTATCACTTAAGCGTAGCTGAGCTTGTGATGTTGCAGCTCGGTGCGCATGCCCATCAACAGACTGACACACATGGTCAGCAGAATCACAGTAAATGGTAAGCCAGTTGAGATGGTTCCTGCTTGCAGCGCTTGAATGGCTTCTGTGCCACCAATCCAAAGCAACATTGCCGCTATAGCGCCTTCTACTGATGCCCAGAAAATGCGTTGTGGAATCGGTGCATCCACTTTTCCGCCTGAAGTTATGCTGTCGACAACCAGTGAAGCAGAGTCAGATGAGGTGATAAAGAACACCATGATTAATATAATAGAAATTACAGAAAGCACTGTCCCCATCGGCATAGCGTCAAAGGCATAGAACAGTGACAAAGTAATATCTGTAAGGCCATTTTGACCTAACTCACCAACCTGATTGATGACCTGTTCGATTGCGATTCCCCCAAAGGCTGACATCCAGACAAGAGTGATAGCGGTTGGTATCAGAATCACGGCCGTCAGGAATTCTCTTACTGTTCGGCCTTTGGAAATACGAGCAATAAACATACCGACACATGGTGACCATGATACCCACCAAGCCCAGTAGAAGACGGTCCAGCCATGCATCCAAGCTTCGTCTTCGCGACCATATGGGTTACTCAGTGGCAGCATATTTTCAACGTAACCGGCGATGGTAGTTGGAATAGTGCCGAGTGCCGTTGCAAAACCAGCAATGATAACGAACATTAGCAGCGCAAAAGCCACAAGTAAGTTGGTGTTACTCAGTACTTTGACCCCGCCATCAATGCCGCGAATAACGGAGATAATGGCTAGGCTGGTAACAAAAGCGATCACACCAAGTTGAAGGCCGAGTCCACTCTCGATACCAAAAACATGGCTGATACCACTGGCGGCTTGTTGAGCGCCAAGCCCAAGTGAGGTCGCGAGACCAAACAAGGTAGCGAGAACTGCAAGCACATCAATGATGTGACCAAACCAGCCCCAAGTACGGTCGCCCAAAATAGGATAAAAAACTGAACGGATCGATAAAGGTAGGCCTTTATTGAAGGCAAAGAAGGCCATTGCCAGAGCTACGACTGCGTAAATTGCCCAAGGGTGAAGACCCCAGTGGAACATGGTTGCACCGAGTGCCACTTTAGCTGCTTCTTCAGTGTATGGCTCGACACCCAGCGGAGTTTCAAACCAACCAGTGAAGTAAGCAACAGGTTCTGCAACGCCCCAGAACATTAAGCCGATACCCATACCCGCAGCGAACAGCATGGCAATCCACGAAAGGTTGGAATGCTCAGGTTTGGCATCGACACCACCAATGCGAATTTTGCCATAAGGTGATAAAACTAGGCCAATACAGAAAATTAGGAATACATTTCCAGACCACATAAACAGCGTGTCAAAAGACTCGATGATTTGCAGCTTTACGCCATCAATAGTGGATTTTGCAACGGTGGGATCGGCGATAAGAAGGGCGACAAGAAAGACAATGATCAGGCCCGCGCTGGCTCCAAAAACAGGGTTATGTACGTCAAACCCCCATTTCTGAACGTTGTCTTGACCGACGGTATAATCGGTATTTTCAATACTATATCTATCCTTAGTACTACTCATTAATCCTCACTAATTATTTAGAGCTCGAAGTAAAATTCGTGCAGAGGTTACCAGAATACTTGGTAAAACTAAAGAAAATCAGGTTTATTAAAAATAGTTAAGTAAATAGTGGAGGAGGTATTTAGTAGAGGTCTAACTAAATATAGGGTAAGCCATATGATGTTGTTTCTTGCCGTAATGCGAGTGATACATGTTGCAATTCTTTATGGTTGAGCGTCCTGAATTATCTTGGCTGGGAGAGGGAACAAAACATCATG includes the following:
- a CDS encoding EamA family transporter — translated: MSLKDYTLCVLIMAIWGVNFSVVKLGLEALDPMLLTALRFALAAIPAVFFVKKPDVHWGYLAAYGLTVAVGVWGLSTWAIGEGLSPGMAALLIQTNVVFGLGLGWWLLKESVSPRRSLGAAIALCGLTLSLTVTDGSVTASGVGLILVAALCWSLSGVILKRSQTKQVFAFSVWSMLFAPLPLCLLSYLQVGAQGFDALIGHMTLSGAFSIVYQAYFTTLFGYWIWNKLVMSYHLSHVAPFTLLVPIFALLGSSVWFHEGITTQKVVSCALIALGLLIGSLPATKFTTLALRLRKA
- the hemB gene encoding porphobilinogen synthase → MESSSIPSPQLGITQRLRRLRTTPIMRTMVREHDVQLHDLIYPLFVEEALASPVPIAGLPGLTRIPEFQLTDEIRTLNALGIRAVMPFGVSHNKDDIGSDTWHQDGLLSRMIRTIKSTCPHMMVIPDICFCEYTTHGHCGALSEHDVDNDQTVTNLVKQCINAAEAGADMLAPSSMMDGQVGAIRQGLDDAGFTKVAILAHSAKFASAFYGPFRQAVECELEGDRRTYQLDYANGRQALSEALLDEQEGADILMVKPGTPYLDVLAQLRTQTRLPLAVYQVSGEYAAIKCSAQMGIVNEQEAVLETLTGFKRAGADLIVTYFAKQFAIWQQAAPDTMPIVE
- the pcaF gene encoding 3-oxoadipyl-CoA thiolase; this encodes MSNAYLCDFVRTPIGRYAGALSSIRADDLAAIPLKALTERHTTVDWRRVDDVILGCANQAGEDNRNVARMSLLLAGLDTDVPGSTVNRLCASGMEAVSIAARTIKAGEANLIIAGGVESMSRAPYVMGKPDAPFARNTELYDTTMGWRFINARLESQYGACSMPETAENLAVKFGISRHDQDVFAHRSQTKYVAAQERGFFRHEIVPVEVARRRQDPLVVDTDEHPRLSSLETLAKLKPVVQAQGTVTAGNASGINDGAAALLLASESALGDHQLVPKARIVATACAGVEPSLMGFGPTPAIKKVLELTRLSLDQMDVIELNEAFASQVLSVVNHLGIVPDDPRLNPNGGAIALGHPLGMSGTRVIGTAMNQLTLQQGRYALCSLCVGVGQGMAMIIERV
- a CDS encoding alpha/beta hydrolase is translated as MLPLQTDIHPYTMSMKGAPLGDDNPVVILLHGRRQTADDMASLIDKLAIPDATYCLPRAPEATWYPRGFTRELDDNQPQLDQGLKVIDQILQALLSQGVDRQRIWLMGFSQGGCMAAEFVRRALQPLGGVIVFTGGLFGPQCPVAPVQKAVFEGMPLWLSGSHTDTWVPAKRITQTAAYFDQLGAHVHLEIAAEREHHVSQSEIEQARTLLAACYAPTHEEAAHV
- a CDS encoding 3-keto-5-aminohexanoate cleavage protein — translated: MDKLIITAAVNGGITPRSKQPAIPHTPKEIADAVIQCSQAGASVAHIHARDDAGRPSYDQAVWREIIERIRERSDILLNLSTSGLNLPKNSPEEEAWNHLEYRPEIASFNCGSVNHGDKPFINSPALAKKLAQALKANQVMPEIEIYHSGVIHEAVTLQQQGYLGERLVFAFAMGIHGGVRPTCKDLLHLVDSLPANSLWSAIGIGQAQLPLNTYSILLGGHVRTGLEDNIYYRKGELATSNAQLVDRVVRLSHELGRDVATVNEARALLGLSRPPPQANPIAAATI
- a CDS encoding MepB family protein, with amino-acid sequence MRHNILANGYTLTHPIVLDPYPQNRQYEALAFSIDGQQILYRKGHVTPDRPGHFLTIWKRSHGEGPEPKKTRPFEKPDLDYLFVEVHDHQTSKQGMFIFPLSVLLKKGVVRSEKAKGKMAVRVFPPWTSSRGVEKSQVFSESAKRTQRWQCEYFVWMEENVITDFEKFARLFGAPLN
- a CDS encoding bile acid:sodium symporter family protein → MLRIIINAFPLWVVLGSVVAYLQPAIFTPLKPQIVPLLMLIMLSMGLTLTLDDFKRVTSSVKAVTAGLILQFSVMPLSALFVAHAFDMDMALTIGMVLVGSVAGGTASNVICYLANGNVALSITMTAFSTLIGVVMTPFLVDALLGVNVDVPVGPMVLNLVKIVIIPITIGIALNHFFRRPVMTIAPVLPLVSMLSIVMAIAIIVALNHDKIAIVGLGIALAVILHNAMGLVLGYWVCRALKFDYVTCKTIAIEVGLQNSGLATALALKFFSPISALPAALFSIWHNLSGSILAHYWSRDKRKRSRDLSVS
- a CDS encoding transposase domain-containing protein; the encoded protein is MGKLRHNGSVVSKAAVLSDKATIRRRRLLGDLVLWLIVGMAFFRNGPIAEVARRMNVCAEGRPKPCLPRCLATRYLSYTMRGGR